TGGTGACAACCCTACGCGGTCCCCACCGCGGAGCCGTGGTGAGGGGACTCACTGTGTCCGACGGCTCCGCCGGGGCGGGAGGGTGCGGCCTGCCCCTCAGGCCAGGGCCACCAGCTCAAGGTACTCCGGCCCCCACAGGTCCTCGTCGCCGTCGGGCAGCAGGAGGACCCGGTCGGGGTTGAGGGCCTCGACGGCGCCCTCGTCGTGAGTGACCAGGACGACGGCGCCGGCGAAGGTGCCCAGCGCCCCGAGGATCTCCTCGCGACTGGCGGGGTCGAGGTTGTTCGTGGGCTCGTCGAGCAGGAGGACGTTGGCGCTGGAGACCACGAGCATGGCCAGGGCCAGGCGGGTCTTCTCACCGCCGGAGAGGACCCGGGCGGGCTTGTCGGCGTCCGCGCCCGAGAAGAGGAAGGAGCCCAGGACACTGCGCACCTGGGTGTCGTCCATGCCGGGGGCGGCGCGGCGCAGGTTCTCCACGACGCTCGCCGCGGTGTCGATGGTCTCGTGCTCCTGGGCGTAGTAGCCGATCTTGAGGCCGTGGCCGGGGATGACCTCACCGGAGTCGGGCTCCTCCACCCCGCCGAGCAGACGCAGGAGCGTGGTCTTGCCGGCGCCGTTGAGGCCCAGGACCACGACCCGGCTGCCGCGGTCGATGGCCAGGTCCACGCCGGCGAAGACCTCCAGGGAGCCGTAGGCCTTGGACAGCCCGGCTGCGCGCAGCGGGGTCTTGCCGCAGGGGGCGGGGTCGGGGAAACGCAGGTGGGCGACCTTCTCCACAGCCGCCTCGTCCTCCAGGTCGGCCATGAGGCGCTCGGCCCGCTTGAGCATCTGCTGGGCGGCCACGGCCTTGGTGGCCTTGGCCCGCATCTTCTCTCCCTGGGCGCGCAGGGCGGCGGCCTTCTTCTCCGCGTTGGCGCGCTCCCGACGGCGCCGGTGCTCGTCGTCGGCGCGCTGCTTGAGGTAGGCGTCCCAGCCCAGGTGGTAGACGTCGAGGACCCCGCGGCCTGCGTCGAGGTACATGACCTGGTTGACGGTGTCGCGCAGGAGCTCGACGTCGTGGCTGATGACGATGAAGCCGCCGGCGTAGGTGCGCAGGTGGTCGCGCAGCCACAGGATCGAGTCGTGGTCGAGGTGGTTGGTGGGCTCGTCGAGCAGGAGCGTGTCGGGCTGCTGGAACAGGACCCGGGAAAGCTCGACCCGACGGCGCTGGCCACCTGAGAGCGTGCCGATGGGCTGGTCCAGGATGCGGTCGGGCAGGCCCAGAGCTGCGCTGATGCGGGCGGCCTCAGAGGCAGCGGCATAGCCGCCGGCCATGGTGAACTCGTGGTCCAGGCGCGTGTAGCGGTCCAGGGCCTTGGCCTGGGCCTCCCCCTGGGTGACGGCGATGCGCTCCTCGGCCTTGCGGATGCGGGCCAGGAGCGCATCGATACCGCGGGCTGAGAGGATCCGGTCCCGGGCGATCTCGCTGAGGTCGCCGACCTTGGTGTCCTGAGGCAGGTAGCCCACCGAGCTCGTGCAGGTGATCGTGCCCTCGTGCTCGACGGCCTCCAGCCCGTGGCGCTCGTCGGCGTCGTTGACGGCACGTCCGGCGCCCTGGGCCACGGAGGCGGCGGCGAGCAGCTTGGTCATGGTGGTCTTGCCGGCGCCGTTGCGGCCCACGAGGCCGATGCGCATCCCCTTGTCGACCCGGAAGCCGGCGTGAGCGACGAGCTGGCGGGCACCGATGCGCATGGTGAGGTCCTGGACATTAATCACGCGCGCCATCGTACGGGCCCACCGGTACTGCCCGCCGCAACGGGCCTATCAGTCCCACCACATCCACCAGCCGACGGTGCCGCCGGCCCACTCAGGCCGGGTGCGCACGATGTCGTCGGGAATGCAGCCGGCGTCGAGCTCGTACCGGTCCCTGACCCGCTCCCACAGCACGGAGCACTGGCAGTCCCGGCTGTGCTCGACGCGGACCTCGTAGCCCTGCAGGTCGGTGTCGGCGACCCACAGGGCCTCAGCGCTCAGACGCTCGTCCTCCCGCTGGGGGCCGATGCCGTAGCCGCACAGGCGCACCTGCCCGTCCGCGCCGGCGCAGGCGGTCAGCATCGTCTTGAGACTCGGGGCAAGGTTCTGGCGGTCGCTCAGTGCCGCAGCCGGCAGCCGGCTCAGCAGGTCGGCCGCGGTGGCAGCGTCCATGCCGCGGAAGGGCACGTAGTCGCTCACCGGGCCGCCCCGGGCATCCAGTCGCAGCGGGCTCTCCCCCGGCAGGCAGCGCGGGGTGTCGAGCCAGGGCTCCAGCAGGCGCCACAGGCCGATGCGCACCGTCCATCCCGGTGGACCGTAGAGCCGCGGCACATCAGACGCGGCGGTCGGGGCAGGGACGGGAGGCGGAGTCGTGGTGGGCGGGCGAACCGGGATGTTCGGTAGGACCGGCGATGCCGGCTGTGCGGCCAGGGAGGTCTGCGCGCTCATATCGAGCTCCTTCGCGTGAGACTGGGGTCGGTGTGCCTCAAGCGTGCAGAACCCGCTCCCACGGTGCACCCACTGGCCCGAGTGCCTGTGCGCACAACCGACCTCGACTGCGCAAACACCCGCAAGTGGATACCGAGATCGCGCAGACTCGCGGAGATCTGCCATCTTGAGCGGGACGCGGGCACCATCCAGACGGACTGTTCCCTTTTTGTTCTGAGCCGTGAGACAGTACCCTCTTCATCAACCACCTTTTTGCGCCCGCGCGGCGCACGAGGTGTCAGATCCCCACCACCGAGAGCGAGCCCGTCGAGGACTCGGAGCGCACCGGGGTGCAGCCACCGTCCTCGTCGCTCTCGCTCAGTAGGAAAG
This region of Actinomyces oris genomic DNA includes:
- a CDS encoding ABC-F family ATP-binding cassette domain-containing protein encodes the protein MINVQDLTMRIGARQLVAHAGFRVDKGMRIGLVGRNGAGKTTMTKLLAAASVAQGAGRAVNDADERHGLEAVEHEGTITCTSSVGYLPQDTKVGDLSEIARDRILSARGIDALLARIRKAEERIAVTQGEAQAKALDRYTRLDHEFTMAGGYAAASEAARISAALGLPDRILDQPIGTLSGGQRRRVELSRVLFQQPDTLLLDEPTNHLDHDSILWLRDHLRTYAGGFIVISHDVELLRDTVNQVMYLDAGRGVLDVYHLGWDAYLKQRADDEHRRRRERANAEKKAAALRAQGEKMRAKATKAVAAQQMLKRAERLMADLEDEAAVEKVAHLRFPDPAPCGKTPLRAAGLSKAYGSLEVFAGVDLAIDRGSRVVVLGLNGAGKTTLLRLLGGVEEPDSGEVIPGHGLKIGYYAQEHETIDTAASVVENLRRAAPGMDDTQVRSVLGSFLFSGADADKPARVLSGGEKTRLALAMLVVSSANVLLLDEPTNNLDPASREEILGALGTFAGAVVLVTHDEGAVEALNPDRVLLLPDGDEDLWGPEYLELVALA